The following coding sequences are from one Lipingzhangella halophila window:
- a CDS encoding arginine repressor, protein MTVDGDGSTPMTKAARHARITEALTKNDVRSQSELARLLAESGVQVTQATLSRDLDEMGAVKLRTVDGSLIYVLPGEGGERLQRARTGDQDLEHVSNARLTRLAEDLLVSAEASGNMVIVRTPPGAAQYLASAIDHTDIHAILGTIAGDDTILVIARAPEGGEELATALLHLANRRP, encoded by the coding sequence ATGACCGTCGACGGTGATGGATCGACACCCATGACCAAGGCCGCCCGGCACGCCCGCATAACGGAGGCGTTGACGAAGAACGACGTCCGTTCGCAGAGCGAGCTGGCGCGGCTGCTGGCCGAGAGCGGCGTCCAGGTCACCCAGGCCACACTCTCGCGTGACCTGGACGAGATGGGAGCGGTGAAGCTCCGCACCGTCGACGGCAGCCTGATCTATGTCCTGCCCGGGGAAGGCGGCGAGCGCCTGCAGCGGGCGCGAACCGGCGACCAGGATCTGGAGCACGTGTCCAACGCACGCCTGACCCGCCTCGCCGAGGACCTGCTGGTCTCGGCGGAGGCCTCGGGAAACATGGTCATCGTCCGCACCCCGCCGGGAGCGGCCCAGTACCTGGCCTCGGCAATCGACCACACCGACATCCACGCGATCCTGGGGACCATCGCGGGCGACGACACGATCCTGGTGATCGCCCGCGCCCCCGAGGGAGGCGAGGAACTGGCGACGGCGCTGCTGCACCTCGCCAACCGGCGTCCGTAG